One Aquamicrobium sp. genomic region harbors:
- a CDS encoding glycoside hydrolase/phage tail family protein, which yields MSTVILQSAGAFIGSLFGPVGSAIGSALGAMAGYAIDRSLLMSTQRIEGPRLATMRPFSAEEGAPLARVYGTVRIGGDIIWATRFQERRKTERQGGKGGGPKVTTYSYFANVALALCEGEIGCVRRVWADGRELDLDEVTLRVYRGDEDQPVDPLIAARQGDGNAPAYRGVAYVVFQRFPIGDYGNRIPQFQFEVIRPVGRLNRQIRSVALLPGSTEFGLLPRPVTRKSRPGVTETSNHNVLHASCDLVASLDELQALCPALEEVAIVTAWFGDDLRAGICTLRPKVTDSGQTGWNENWRVSGLSRGTATVVSKVDGTSSYGGTPSDRSLVECIAEIRRRGLKVALYPFIMMDVAPGNALPDPYGGGPGQPAFPWRGRITCAPAPDQPGSADKTAAARAQVAAFCGAAEPGHFPVSGGNVGFSGPSSDWGYRRFVLHHARLAALAGGVDAFILGSELRGLTTLRDGDGAFPFVEALCRLAADARAMLGPGTDITYGADWSEYFGHQPADGSGDVLFHLDPLWAHPAVSSVGIDNYMPLSDWRDGDYAGGNPDGFRGPYDRDGLRSQIAAGEGFDWYYADAAARQNRQRTPITDGAYGKPWVYRPKDIRAWWENLHFDRIGGVEAEEPTLWQPRTKPIRFTELGCPAVDKGPNQPNVFPDAKSSENALPHFSSGGRSDMAQARFLVAHFDRWDPESHGFEPGANPVSPVYGGRMVDPAHICVWAWDARPFPAFPSYSDIWRDGDNWHRGHWLNGRLSTALAGELFMAVLADHGLSGTDETQGSHSIAGYVVDRPLTARAALEPLVDLAGIAVLDHDGIIELRDELAPGRPSVLVDELVVPESGEVIERTRTPGRDMPREVELTFVDPFRDYQLATARLRQPDGEGGSEAFPFAGCLEAGAALALLADWMQRKRSARETAGFSVPASRTDIVPGVLVSLPDAAGGGEFLVTEVETGLARAARARRIARAVPTPWRSGRMAAAKPRSGVLGQPHVLFLDLPMLPGAQAAHEQFRIAAFASPWRSQIVYSSPEEEGYAHVATVPLPAVLGEAVSASAGFFEGRYDRVGAMTVALYDGALSSVSTAALLNGANTAAVRADNGEWEVFQFGQAEEILPSVWELTLLLRAQCGTGDAAAAGISPGAPFVLLDEAVVRAGLAPEQAGLPLNWRIGPSGKDFAGPYFVDLQMAGGVRAQLPLSPVHLRCATMTGGDLSLAWVRRGRIDADSWLGEDIPLGEETERYRIEIAPAGGGTVLRTVETPAPQWTYPAALQALDFPSRPAAVAFTVRQISPSAGAGLPARRTFTLI from the coding sequence ATGTCGACAGTCATCCTGCAATCGGCCGGCGCCTTCATCGGCAGCCTTTTCGGTCCCGTCGGCAGCGCCATCGGCTCCGCGCTCGGCGCGATGGCCGGCTATGCGATCGACCGCAGCCTGCTGATGAGCACCCAGCGGATCGAGGGGCCGCGGCTCGCGACCATGCGGCCCTTCTCGGCCGAAGAGGGGGCGCCGCTCGCGCGCGTCTACGGCACGGTGCGGATCGGCGGCGACATCATCTGGGCGACCCGCTTCCAGGAGCGGCGCAAGACCGAGCGGCAGGGCGGCAAGGGCGGCGGCCCCAAGGTCACGACCTACTCCTATTTCGCCAACGTGGCGCTGGCGCTGTGTGAGGGCGAGATCGGCTGCGTGCGCCGGGTGTGGGCCGACGGGCGCGAGCTCGACCTCGACGAGGTGACGCTGCGCGTCTATCGCGGCGACGAGGACCAGCCGGTCGACCCGCTGATCGCCGCGCGGCAGGGCGACGGCAACGCGCCCGCCTATCGCGGCGTCGCCTATGTCGTCTTCCAGCGGTTTCCCATCGGCGACTACGGCAACCGCATCCCGCAGTTCCAGTTCGAGGTGATCCGCCCGGTCGGGCGGCTGAACCGGCAGATCAGGTCGGTGGCGCTGCTGCCCGGCTCGACCGAGTTCGGGCTGCTGCCGCGCCCCGTCACGCGCAAGAGCCGGCCCGGCGTCACCGAAACCTCCAACCACAACGTCCTTCATGCGAGCTGCGACCTCGTCGCCTCGCTCGACGAGCTGCAGGCGCTGTGCCCGGCGCTGGAGGAGGTGGCCATCGTCACCGCATGGTTCGGCGACGACCTGCGGGCGGGGATCTGCACCTTGCGGCCGAAGGTGACGGATAGTGGCCAGACCGGGTGGAACGAGAACTGGCGTGTCTCGGGCCTTTCGCGCGGGACCGCCACCGTGGTGTCGAAGGTCGATGGGACGTCGAGCTACGGCGGCACGCCCTCCGACCGGTCGCTGGTCGAGTGCATCGCCGAGATCAGGCGGCGCGGGTTGAAGGTCGCGCTCTATCCCTTCATCATGATGGACGTTGCGCCGGGCAACGCCTTGCCCGACCCGTATGGCGGCGGGCCGGGCCAGCCGGCATTTCCCTGGCGGGGGCGCATCACCTGCGCTCCGGCGCCAGACCAGCCGGGCAGCGCCGACAAGACGGCGGCGGCCCGCGCGCAGGTCGCGGCGTTCTGCGGCGCGGCCGAGCCGGGGCACTTTCCCGTATCGGGAGGCAATGTCGGCTTTTCCGGGCCGTCCTCGGACTGGGGCTATCGCCGGTTCGTGCTGCATCATGCGCGGCTCGCGGCGCTGGCCGGCGGGGTCGACGCCTTCATCCTCGGCTCGGAGCTGCGCGGGCTGACGACGCTGCGCGACGGCGACGGCGCGTTCCCGTTCGTCGAGGCGCTGTGCCGGCTCGCTGCCGACGCCCGGGCGATGCTGGGGCCGGGAACCGACATCACCTATGGCGCGGACTGGAGCGAGTATTTCGGCCACCAGCCGGCGGACGGCTCCGGCGACGTGCTGTTCCATCTCGATCCCCTGTGGGCGCATCCGGCCGTCAGCTCGGTCGGCATCGATAACTACATGCCGCTTTCCGACTGGCGCGACGGCGACTATGCCGGCGGCAACCCGGACGGGTTTCGCGGGCCCTACGACCGGGACGGGCTGCGTAGTCAGATCGCCGCCGGGGAGGGGTTCGACTGGTACTACGCCGATGCCGCCGCGCGGCAGAACCGCCAGCGCACCCCCATCACCGACGGGGCCTACGGGAAGCCGTGGGTCTATCGCCCCAAGGATATCCGGGCCTGGTGGGAAAACCTGCATTTCGACCGCATCGGCGGGGTGGAGGCAGAGGAGCCGACGCTCTGGCAGCCGCGCACGAAGCCTATCCGCTTCACCGAGCTCGGTTGCCCCGCGGTCGACAAGGGGCCGAACCAGCCCAACGTGTTTCCCGACGCCAAGTCGTCGGAGAACGCGTTGCCGCATTTTTCCTCGGGCGGGCGTTCCGACATGGCGCAGGCTCGTTTTCTCGTGGCGCATTTCGATCGCTGGGATCCTGAAAGCCACGGTTTCGAGCCCGGGGCGAACCCGGTTTCGCCGGTCTACGGCGGCCGGATGGTCGACCCGGCCCATATCTGCGTCTGGGCATGGGATGCCCGGCCGTTTCCCGCCTTTCCGAGCTACAGCGACATCTGGCGCGACGGCGACAACTGGCATCGCGGCCACTGGCTGAACGGGCGTCTTTCGACCGCGCTGGCGGGCGAGCTGTTCATGGCCGTCCTTGCCGATCACGGCCTTTCCGGCACCGATGAGACCCAAGGCAGCCACAGCATCGCCGGCTATGTCGTCGACAGGCCGCTGACCGCCCGCGCAGCGCTTGAGCCGCTCGTCGATCTCGCCGGCATCGCGGTTCTCGACCATGACGGCATTATCGAGCTGCGCGACGAGCTCGCGCCCGGCCGGCCTTCCGTTCTGGTGGACGAGCTGGTGGTTCCCGAGAGCGGCGAGGTGATCGAGCGGACGCGGACGCCCGGACGCGACATGCCGCGCGAGGTCGAGCTTACCTTCGTCGATCCGTTCCGCGACTACCAGCTCGCCACCGCCCGGCTCCGCCAGCCGGACGGGGAGGGCGGAAGCGAGGCGTTCCCGTTCGCCGGCTGCCTCGAAGCGGGCGCTGCGCTTGCGCTGCTCGCCGACTGGATGCAGCGCAAGCGCAGCGCGCGGGAAACCGCCGGCTTTTCCGTGCCGGCCTCGCGGACCGACATCGTGCCGGGCGTGCTGGTCTCGCTGCCCGACGCAGCCGGCGGCGGTGAGTTCCTCGTCACCGAGGTCGAGACCGGCCTTGCCCGCGCGGCGCGGGCGCGGCGCATCGCACGGGCCGTGCCGACGCCATGGCGCTCGGGCAGGATGGCGGCCGCCAAGCCGCGCTCCGGAGTTCTCGGGCAGCCGCACGTCCTTTTCCTCGACCTGCCGATGCTGCCGGGGGCGCAGGCCGCGCACGAGCAGTTCCGGATCGCCGCCTTCGCCAGCCCGTGGCGCAGCCAGATCGTCTATTCCTCGCCGGAAGAAGAGGGCTATGCCCATGTCGCCACCGTGCCGCTGCCGGCGGTTCTCGGCGAGGCGGTTTCGGCCAGCGCCGGTTTCTTCGAGGGGCGGTACGACCGCGTCGGCGCGATGACGGTCGCGCTCTATGATGGGGCTCTGTCGAGCGTCTCGACGGCGGCGCTGCTCAACGGGGCAAACACCGCGGCCGTCCGCGCCGACAACGGCGAGTGGGAGGTCTTCCAGTTCGGGCAGGCGGAGGAAATCCTCCCCTCGGTCTGGGAGCTGACCCTGCTGCTGCGCGCCCAGTGCGGCACCGGCGACGCAGCGGCGGCCGGCATTTCGCCTGGCGCGCCCTTCGTCCTCCTCGACGAGGCCGTGGTCAGGGCGGGCCTTGCGCCGGAGCAGGCCGGCCTGCCGCTGAACTGGCGGATCGGCCCGTCGGGCAAGGATTTCGCCGGCCCGTATTTCGTCGACCTTCAGATGGCGGGCGGGGTGCGGGCGCAACTGCCGTTGTCGCCGGTCCATCTGCGATGTGCGACCATGACCGGCGGCGACCTCTCGCTCGCCTGGGTGCGGCGCGGCCGCATCGACGCCGATTCTTGGCTCGGCGAGGACATCCCTCTCGGCGAGGAGACCGAGCGCTACAGGATCGAGATCGCGCCGGCTGGCGGCGGCACCGTGCTGCGGACGGTCGAGACGCCGGCTCCGCAATGGACCTATCCGGCCGCCTTGCAGGCGCTCGATTTCCCGTCCCGGCCGGCGGCGGTCGCCTTCACGGTCCGGCAGATCAGCCCTTCGGCGGGCGCAGGACTGCCGGCGCGCAGGACCTTCACCCTCATTTGA
- a CDS encoding response regulator transcription factor: MRILVVEDDKDLNRQISDALADAGYVVDRAHDGEEGHFLGDTEPYDAVILDIGLPQMDGISVVERWRRDGRKMPVLMLTARDRWSDKVAGIDAGADDYVAKPFHIEEVLARLRALIRRAAGHASSELICGALRLDTKASKADLNGIPLKLTSHEFRLLAYLMHHMGEVVSRTELVEHLYDQDFDRDSNTIEVFVGRLRKKMGVDLIETVRGMGYRIRETQD; the protein is encoded by the coding sequence ATGCGCATACTCGTTGTCGAGGACGACAAGGATCTGAACCGTCAGATTTCGGACGCGCTCGCAGATGCCGGCTATGTCGTCGACCGCGCCCATGACGGCGAGGAAGGCCATTTCCTCGGCGACACCGAGCCCTACGACGCCGTCATCCTCGATATCGGCCTGCCGCAGATGGACGGCATATCCGTGGTCGAGCGCTGGCGGCGCGACGGGCGCAAGATGCCGGTGCTGATGCTGACGGCGCGCGACCGCTGGAGCGACAAGGTGGCGGGCATCGACGCCGGCGCCGACGACTATGTCGCCAAGCCGTTCCATATCGAGGAGGTGCTGGCGCGCCTGCGGGCGCTGATCCGCCGCGCGGCGGGGCATGCCTCGTCGGAGCTGATCTGCGGGGCGCTGCGCCTCGACACCAAGGCGTCGAAGGCGGACCTGAACGGCATCCCGCTGAAGCTGACCTCGCACGAGTTCCGCCTGCTCGCCTATCTGATGCACCATATGGGCGAGGTTGTGTCACGCACCGAGCTGGTCGAGCATCTCTACGACCAGGATTTCGACCGCGATTCCAACACCATCGAGGTGTTCGTCGGCAGGTTGCGCAAGAAGATGGGCGTCGATCTGATCGAGACCGTGCGCGGCATGGGCTACCGCATCCGCGAGACGCAGGATTGA
- the ccmI gene encoding c-type cytochrome biogenesis protein CcmI, with the protein MPFWIAAAFLTLLACLPLLLPLARRNAALADDSGFDVAVYRDQLAELDRDAARGAISETEAAEARAEIGRRILKASAPVETQAAEKPRGQGFSRVGRLVASAAVLAVPLASWGIYAAIGSPGLPAQPLSARLDKNPAENTIFELVARAERHLEANPEDGRGWEVIAPIYQRIGRYQDAATAYGNAIRLTGSTAAREIGLGEALTAASGGAITAEARGAFERALALEPRNPKARFLTAAALAHEGRSAEAAAAFRALLDDLPEGSPWRPTVAEAVSDLEGRQAPGPTAADVEAAGLISDKERAEMIGEMVAGLDERLRRNPDDPEGWQRLVRSYAVLNRADDAADALKRGVAALGAQSEAAAELRQLAASLGVNGKEQAQ; encoded by the coding sequence ATGCCCTTCTGGATCGCTGCCGCATTTCTGACCCTCCTTGCCTGCCTGCCGCTGCTTCTGCCGCTGGCACGGCGCAACGCGGCCCTCGCCGACGATTCCGGCTTCGACGTCGCCGTCTATCGCGACCAGCTGGCCGAGCTCGACCGCGACGCCGCGCGCGGCGCGATCAGCGAGACCGAAGCCGCCGAGGCGCGCGCCGAGATCGGCCGGCGCATCCTCAAGGCGTCCGCCCCGGTTGAGACGCAGGCTGCGGAAAAGCCGCGCGGGCAGGGCTTCAGCCGGGTCGGCCGCCTCGTCGCCTCCGCCGCCGTGCTGGCGGTGCCGCTGGCGAGCTGGGGCATCTACGCCGCGATCGGCTCGCCGGGCCTGCCGGCCCAGCCGCTGAGCGCCCGGCTCGACAAGAACCCCGCCGAGAACACCATCTTCGAACTCGTCGCGCGGGCCGAACGCCACCTCGAGGCCAACCCCGAGGACGGGCGGGGCTGGGAGGTGATCGCGCCGATCTATCAGCGCATCGGCCGCTATCAGGACGCCGCGACCGCTTATGGCAATGCGATCCGGCTGACCGGCTCGACCGCCGCGCGCGAGATCGGGCTCGGCGAGGCGCTGACCGCCGCGAGCGGCGGCGCGATCACTGCCGAGGCCAGGGGAGCGTTCGAGCGTGCGCTGGCGCTCGAGCCGCGGAACCCCAAGGCGCGTTTCCTCACTGCCGCCGCGCTGGCCCATGAGGGCCGCAGCGCCGAGGCCGCCGCCGCCTTCCGCGCGCTGCTCGACGACCTGCCGGAAGGCTCACCATGGCGGCCGACCGTCGCCGAAGCGGTGTCCGACCTCGAAGGCCGGCAGGCGCCCGGCCCGACAGCCGCGGATGTCGAGGCGGCGGGATTGATCTCGGACAAGGAACGCGCCGAGATGATCGGCGAGATGGTGGCGGGACTCGACGAGCGCCTGCGCCGGAACCCGGACGACCCGGAAGGCTGGCAGCGGCTGGTGCGCTCCTACGCGGTCCTGAACCGCGCCGACGACGCGGCGGACGCGCTCAAGCGCGGGGTCGCGGCGCTCGGCGCGCAAAGCGAGGCGGCGGCCGAGCTTCGGCAGCTGGCCGCGTCGCTCGGGGTGAACGGGAAGGAACAGGCGCAATGA
- the ccmE gene encoding cytochrome c maturation protein CcmE, protein MTRKQKRLSVIGGAMGFLAIAATLVFYALGQKTSYFYMPAELQTASVEPGQRIRLGGLVEKGTVVRGEGTQIAFAVTDEVHSVQVAYSGILPDLFREEQGIVTEGSFRADGVFVADSVLAKHDENYMPKEVADGLKESGLWQHAQ, encoded by the coding sequence ATGACGCGCAAGCAGAAGCGGCTTTCGGTGATCGGCGGGGCGATGGGCTTTCTGGCCATCGCCGCGACGCTGGTGTTCTACGCGCTCGGGCAGAAGACCTCCTATTTCTACATGCCGGCGGAGTTGCAGACCGCTTCGGTCGAGCCCGGGCAGCGCATCCGTCTCGGCGGGCTGGTCGAGAAGGGAACGGTCGTGCGCGGCGAGGGGACTCAGATCGCGTTCGCCGTCACCGACGAGGTGCATTCGGTCCAGGTCGCCTATAGCGGCATCCTGCCGGACCTGTTCCGCGAGGAGCAGGGCATCGTCACCGAAGGATCGTTCCGCGCCGACGGCGTCTTCGTCGCCGACAGCGTCCTCGCCAAGCATGACGAGAACTACATGCCCAAGGAAGTGGCCGACGGGCTGAAGGAGAGCGGCCTGTGGCAGCACGCGCAGTAG
- a CDS encoding ATP-binding protein — MAAAVSGKGLIATLGAALGRQTHSLAFRVVAFSTVWALVALVVIATIISTLFRQASERGFESLLTAHLFNLISSVGVSDDGALQGEPNLGDLRFTVPRSGWYWSVEPVSGVSGRLASLSLVEPLPSPTPREVPFNAEFQRSYLADGLADETIEVFESEFVLDQDNRVARFRVMGNRSELEDDIAAFENKLYLYLSLFGIGMIAINALAILIGLRPLARVRQSLAEIRAGAAQRLDGDFPREIAPLANETNELIESNRRIVERSRTQVGNLAHSLKTPLAVLTNEARSIGGAKGNLIADQAAAMRQQVEHYLQRARMAAQRDTIVFRTPVGATLERMVRVMAKLNPGVKLTFSLPDEDIIFTGEKEDLEEIAGNLLENAMKWARGAVAVTVAPEDEQPRLFTLVIEDDGPGIPEEQTREALTRGRRLDETKPGTGLGLAIVADLVKEYGGRLHLSRSSLGGLKATVALRCVQE; from the coding sequence ATGGCCGCGGCCGTAAGCGGAAAGGGCCTCATTGCCACGCTCGGGGCCGCGCTCGGGCGGCAGACGCACTCGCTCGCCTTCCGCGTCGTCGCCTTCTCCACCGTCTGGGCGCTGGTGGCGCTCGTCGTCATCGCCACCATCATCTCCACCCTGTTCCGGCAGGCCAGCGAGCGCGGCTTCGAGAGCCTGCTCACCGCGCACCTGTTCAACCTTATCAGCTCGGTCGGCGTCAGCGACGACGGTGCCCTGCAGGGCGAGCCCAATCTCGGCGACCTGCGCTTCACCGTGCCGCGTTCGGGCTGGTACTGGTCGGTGGAGCCGGTGTCCGGCGTCTCGGGGCGGTTGGCCTCGCTATCCCTCGTCGAGCCGTTGCCTTCGCCGACCCCGCGGGAAGTGCCGTTCAACGCCGAGTTCCAGCGCAGCTATCTCGCCGACGGGCTGGCCGACGAGACGATCGAGGTGTTCGAAAGCGAGTTCGTGCTCGACCAGGACAACCGCGTCGCGCGCTTCCGCGTCATGGGCAACCGCAGCGAGCTCGAGGACGACATCGCCGCCTTCGAGAACAAGCTCTATCTCTACCTTTCCCTGTTCGGCATCGGCATGATCGCCATCAACGCGCTGGCGATCCTGATCGGGCTCAGGCCGCTCGCGCGCGTGCGCCAGTCGCTCGCCGAGATCAGGGCCGGCGCGGCGCAGCGGCTCGACGGCGATTTCCCGCGCGAGATCGCGCCGCTCGCCAACGAGACCAACGAGCTGATCGAGAGCAACCGGCGCATCGTCGAGCGCTCGCGCACCCAGGTCGGCAATCTCGCCCACTCGCTGAAGACGCCGCTTGCCGTGCTGACCAACGAGGCGCGCTCGATCGGCGGCGCGAAGGGCAACCTCATCGCCGACCAGGCGGCCGCGATGCGCCAGCAGGTAGAGCACTACCTTCAGCGCGCGCGCATGGCCGCGCAGCGCGACACCATCGTCTTCCGCACGCCGGTCGGCGCGACGCTGGAGCGCATGGTGCGGGTGATGGCCAAGCTCAATCCCGGCGTGAAGCTGACTTTCTCCCTGCCCGACGAGGACATCATCTTCACGGGCGAGAAGGAGGATCTGGAGGAGATCGCCGGCAACCTCCTGGAGAACGCCATGAAATGGGCGCGGGGCGCCGTCGCCGTCACGGTCGCGCCGGAGGATGAGCAGCCGCGCCTGTTCACCCTCGTCATCGAGGATGACGGCCCCGGCATTCCCGAAGAGCAGACGCGCGAGGCGCTGACCCGCGGGCGCAGGCTCGACGAGACCAAGCCCGGAACCGGCCTCGGCCTCGCCATCGTCGCCGATCTCGTCAAGGAATATGGCGGCAGGCTGCATCTGTCGCGCTCGTCGCTGGGTGGCCTGAAAGCCACGGTGGCGCTACGGTGCGTGCAGGAATGA